A genome region from Kaistia algarum includes the following:
- the thiD gene encoding bifunctional hydroxymethylpyrimidine kinase/phosphomethylpyrimidine kinase: protein MTAIAVTIAGSDSGGGAGIQADLKTFSALGVYGASVIAALTAQNTVGVTAIHDVPEDFVTAQIDAVFSDLPVNAVKIGMLSNPAVIRAVAAGLDRYGQKAVVLDPVMVATSGDVLLREEAVATLISDLFPRALLVTPNLREAARILHGETAEDETSMERQADAILALGAHAVLIKGGHGEGPEASDLLATEEGARHWFRAPRIDTVNTHGTGCTLSSAIAAGLARGKSLIEAVDFAKAYLTGAIAASDRLTIGKGHGPVHHFYEWW, encoded by the coding sequence ATGACGGCGATCGCTGTGACGATAGCGGGATCGGATTCGGGAGGTGGCGCCGGCATCCAGGCCGATCTGAAGACGTTTTCGGCGCTCGGCGTCTATGGCGCGTCGGTGATCGCTGCGCTGACGGCGCAGAACACGGTCGGCGTCACGGCCATCCACGACGTGCCCGAGGATTTCGTCACCGCGCAGATCGATGCCGTGTTCTCCGATCTCCCCGTCAACGCCGTGAAGATCGGCATGCTGTCCAATCCCGCCGTGATCCGCGCCGTGGCGGCCGGACTCGATCGCTACGGCCAGAAGGCCGTGGTGCTCGATCCGGTGATGGTGGCGACCAGCGGCGACGTCCTGCTGCGCGAGGAGGCGGTGGCGACGCTGATCTCCGATCTCTTTCCGCGTGCTCTGCTGGTCACGCCCAATCTGCGCGAAGCAGCGCGGATCCTGCACGGGGAGACGGCAGAAGACGAGACGTCAATGGAGCGGCAGGCCGACGCGATCTTGGCGCTCGGCGCGCATGCCGTCCTCATCAAGGGCGGGCATGGCGAGGGGCCGGAAGCCTCCGACTTGCTGGCAACGGAGGAGGGCGCGCGCCATTGGTTCCGCGCGCCGCGTATTGACACGGTGAACACACATGGCACCGGCTGCACGCTCTCCTCGGCGATCGCGGCGGGCCTCGCGCGCGGCAAGTCGCTGATCGAGGCGGTAGACTTCGCTAAGGCCTATCTCACGGGCGCCATCGCTGCTTCTGACCGACTGACGATTGGAAAGGGCCACGGGCCGGTGCATCATTTTTACGAGTGGTGGTAG